A genomic stretch from Prochlorococcus marinus str. MIT 9312 includes:
- a CDS encoding TM0106 family RecB-like putative nuclease, with protein sequence MNTLYLKSFIRCKRKAWLDFKGNKSCEIWSPHKAIDKINQYHIFSEFCNGDIYTGLKACKKGSQGVIGLKIKKNLFQNLNVEIQPQLLVKTNGRSKWGTYKYLPAVYKLGHKTTKEHLFDLAFSSIILETFQESKIEKGLVISSFGNKVSIEEIYLNKKLRKKVFNVLLNLNASLEGFIPEITQDRKKCTICSWQNFCNKEAKENGYLSDIDGIGSKTALLLKANGISNIQELSSYNEKELGDKLSKFKDQKYEKASKFIKQAQAYISGKPFCISNNNNSYDLIEKTSSGFYIFDIESNPDVRHDFLYGFLKINNLSTKKEVRIYEPILNLKNNKEESHNQIIKMLFSNKEWPVLHYGETEKIAIINIAKKLNLRIEEIEFLKSRFIDLHTLIRKSWILPIKNYSLKTVSNWLGFEWEQKDVNGSKALYWWIQYQLTENEVFLKKIIKYNKDDCLATLHIAKFLFKNQLKKN encoded by the coding sequence TTGAATACTCTTTATTTAAAAAGTTTTATAAGATGCAAAAGAAAGGCTTGGCTAGATTTTAAAGGTAATAAATCTTGTGAAATTTGGTCTCCGCATAAAGCCATAGATAAAATTAATCAGTATCACATTTTCTCCGAGTTTTGTAATGGTGATATATATACAGGATTAAAAGCCTGCAAAAAGGGCTCTCAAGGGGTAATTGGACTTAAAATCAAAAAAAATTTATTCCAAAATCTTAATGTAGAGATACAACCCCAATTACTTGTAAAAACTAATGGTAGGAGTAAATGGGGAACATATAAATATCTACCTGCTGTTTATAAATTAGGCCACAAAACTACTAAAGAACATTTATTCGACTTAGCTTTTAGTTCGATTATATTAGAAACTTTTCAAGAATCTAAAATTGAAAAAGGATTGGTAATTTCAAGTTTTGGTAATAAAGTTAGTATTGAAGAAATTTATTTAAATAAGAAATTAAGAAAAAAGGTTTTTAATGTTTTACTAAATCTGAATGCATCCTTGGAGGGATTTATTCCAGAGATAACCCAAGATAGAAAAAAATGTACTATTTGTTCATGGCAAAATTTTTGTAACAAAGAAGCAAAAGAAAATGGATATCTTTCAGATATAGATGGAATAGGATCTAAAACTGCCTTATTACTTAAGGCAAATGGGATATCTAATATTCAAGAATTATCTTCATATAACGAAAAAGAACTTGGAGATAAGTTATCTAAATTTAAAGATCAAAAGTATGAAAAAGCCTCCAAATTTATAAAGCAAGCACAAGCATATATTTCTGGAAAACCATTTTGCATTTCTAATAATAATAATTCTTATGATCTGATAGAAAAAACAAGTTCAGGATTTTATATCTTTGATATAGAGTCTAATCCAGACGTTAGGCATGACTTTTTATATGGATTTTTAAAAATAAATAATTTATCTACAAAAAAAGAAGTTCGAATTTATGAACCAATTTTAAATCTCAAAAATAATAAAGAGGAATCTCACAATCAAATTATTAAAATGCTTTTTTCTAATAAGGAATGGCCAGTTTTACATTACGGAGAGACTGAAAAAATAGCAATAATTAATATTGCTAAAAAATTAAATTTAAGAATTGAGGAAATTGAGTTTCTTAAATCAAGGTTTATCGACTTACATACCTTAATAAGAAAATCCTGGATATTACCAATAAAAAATTATAGCTTAAAAACAGTCTCTAATTGGCTAGGTTTTGAATGGGAACAGAAAGATGTAAACGGATCTAAAGCCCTTTACTGGTGGATTCAATACCAACTTACCGAAAACGAAGTATTTTTAAAAAAAATTATCAAATATAATAAAGATGATTGTTTAGCTACACTACATATTGCAAAATTTTTATTCAAAAATCAGTTAAAAAAAAATTAA